A portion of the Bradyrhizobium sp. 195 genome contains these proteins:
- a CDS encoding alpha/beta fold hydrolase, which yields MNFPATVALSAALACTTMQASAETLPSSRRSITYHSVDIQGLKIFYREAGPADAPTVILLHGFPSSSRMWEPLLPLLADKYHLLAPDYPGFGNSSAPTPSDFNYTFDNIASAMGELTNKLGLTSYVLLMQDYGGPVGFRMALAHPERVRGIIVQNAVSHEQGLGPLWAARRKYWADPTHELEALKANFTSLEATRQRHLGTSPHPERYDPDTWTDEYAFLTRPGQPEIQTTLFLDYRTNVASYPKWQEWLRTARPPTLVVWGKYDPSFAVAGAAAYRDDVPDAEVHLLEAGHFALDEATDEIASLLRNFLARIDGRTR from the coding sequence ATGAACTTCCCAGCCACCGTAGCCCTCTCGGCCGCCCTGGCCTGCACAACAATGCAGGCGTCGGCGGAAACTTTACCGTCGAGCCGACGCTCGATCACCTATCACAGCGTCGATATCCAAGGCCTCAAGATCTTCTATCGTGAGGCCGGACCCGCCGACGCCCCCACCGTGATCCTGCTTCACGGCTTCCCGTCCTCGTCGCGGATGTGGGAGCCGCTGCTGCCCCTGCTCGCGGACAAGTATCACCTGCTCGCGCCGGACTATCCCGGTTTCGGCAACAGCAGCGCACCGACGCCGTCCGATTTCAATTATACATTTGACAATATCGCCAGCGCGATGGGCGAGCTTACGAACAAGCTCGGCCTCACCAGCTACGTCCTACTGATGCAAGACTACGGCGGCCCTGTTGGCTTCCGCATGGCACTCGCGCATCCCGAGCGCGTCCGCGGCATCATCGTTCAGAACGCTGTTTCGCATGAGCAGGGACTGGGTCCACTCTGGGCGGCCCGGCGGAAGTATTGGGCCGACCCAACGCACGAGCTCGAGGCACTCAAGGCCAACTTCACCTCCTTGGAGGCGACACGCCAACGGCACCTCGGCACCAGCCCGCATCCGGAGCGATACGACCCTGATACATGGACGGATGAATACGCGTTTTTGACGCGTCCTGGGCAGCCCGAGATTCAAACCACCCTGTTCCTGGATTACCGCACCAACGTCGCGTCGTATCCCAAGTGGCAGGAGTGGCTGCGCACAGCGCGTCCGCCAACTCTGGTGGTCTGGGGCAAATACGATCCATCCTTCGCCGTCGCCGGCGCTGCAGCCTACCGCGACGATGTGCCCGACGCCGAGGTTCATCTCCTGGAGGCCGGCCATTTCGCACTGGACGAGGCGACAGACGAGATCGCCTCCCTTCTCCGCAACTTCCTTGCTCGGATCGACGGGCGCACCCGCTGA
- a CDS encoding ATP-binding protein, which translates to MNELSAANGSSGKGAPLNLDIDAVSFGPFSLRSRLLERDGAPVKLGSRAMDILRLLVSRAGEVVPKNEILAYAWAGLAVEEISLRVHVAELRKVLGDGKDGARFITNIPSRGYCFVAPVQRREPNVDPVPASRALEAAPPPNLPSRLERMIGRDDVVAELSARLLSDRFVTLRGPGGIGKTTVATALAHDMWRTFEGRVHFLEFGPLKDAALVSSTVAAALGLVVHHDDPSDSIINSLRGRRLLLIFDSCEHVIDEVARLAENIYREAPDIAILATSRESLLVEGEQIFELVPLPGPPQGVSLSAGEVLDYPAARLFVDRAAAAGHRANITDEDAEVLAEVCGKLDGIALAIELAAARLGVHGLRELAALLDSRLKLEWRGRRTAPPRQQTLGATLDWSFGLIGESERIVFQRLAIFAGPFTLKAAMAVATEEGAPGDRVVDALEQLVAKSLVSAQPDGASRRYRLLDATRAYAMQKLADGGEADVIARRHAFYVQRTLEAGMAEQGRDQGSRLQERASLLADARAALQWSYANDEGAALRVPLAGSCARLFIELNLLNEARIWSGRALAMLDDADKGGKWELELQSTLGHAFMFTERNSEQAEGALRRGLEIAEAMDDHANGFRLLSRLNMFYRRTGDYRHLVPTALHAERIARLIGDSAGIAGSKALLGVSHHLAGNQAEAQAHLEEGVRDDAALRGTQPGHFAYSRTPQIPLARVLWLRGFPDRALDCVRPLVGAAVPRDVVMHCIALCWSASVFGWVGDWASVETMTGRLATHANVHGLAPYEAVASGFRAQTMIARGDVTGGVDLMRAALLRLHADRYELYASAFAADLSQGLAALGRATEGLQVLHETIARVEQGGGSFDMPELLRRRGDLEARTGAVDAAEGSFVASLALAEHQGALSWRLRTEMSLVRLAQQRGGKKSLGDLAATHARFSEGFETADLKAARLMLDEAS; encoded by the coding sequence GTGAACGAGCTCTCGGCTGCAAATGGCTCCTCCGGCAAGGGCGCCCCACTGAATCTGGATATCGACGCCGTTTCGTTCGGACCGTTTTCGCTGAGGTCCCGGTTGCTCGAGAGAGATGGCGCGCCGGTCAAGCTCGGCAGCCGCGCGATGGATATTTTGCGCCTGCTCGTCAGCCGTGCCGGCGAAGTGGTGCCCAAGAACGAAATTTTGGCCTACGCTTGGGCGGGCCTGGCGGTCGAGGAGATCAGCCTGCGGGTGCATGTCGCTGAACTGCGCAAGGTTCTCGGCGACGGCAAGGACGGTGCCCGCTTCATCACCAACATTCCGAGTCGGGGTTATTGCTTCGTCGCTCCCGTGCAGCGCCGCGAACCCAACGTTGATCCGGTGCCCGCATCGCGTGCCCTCGAAGCAGCACCCCCGCCCAACCTGCCATCTCGGCTAGAACGGATGATCGGGCGCGACGACGTGGTGGCCGAACTGTCGGCCCGTCTGCTCAGCGACCGCTTCGTCACGCTTCGAGGGCCCGGCGGCATCGGCAAGACGACCGTCGCGACCGCGCTCGCCCATGACATGTGGCGAACGTTCGAAGGCCGCGTCCATTTTCTCGAATTCGGTCCATTGAAGGACGCCGCGCTGGTCTCGAGCACCGTCGCGGCCGCATTGGGACTCGTGGTGCATCACGATGATCCCTCGGACAGCATCATCAATTCCCTGCGGGGACGGCGGCTGCTTCTGATCTTTGACAGTTGTGAGCACGTGATCGACGAGGTCGCGCGCCTGGCGGAAAACATCTACCGCGAGGCGCCCGACATCGCAATTCTCGCCACCAGTCGCGAGTCGCTGCTGGTCGAAGGCGAGCAGATCTTCGAACTCGTTCCGCTGCCGGGGCCGCCGCAAGGCGTTAGCCTCAGCGCCGGTGAAGTGCTGGACTATCCTGCCGCGCGGTTGTTCGTCGACCGTGCTGCCGCGGCGGGGCATCGGGCAAATATCACGGATGAGGACGCGGAGGTGCTTGCTGAAGTCTGCGGCAAGCTCGACGGCATCGCGCTGGCGATCGAGCTGGCTGCCGCGCGCCTCGGCGTCCACGGATTGCGCGAGCTGGCCGCGCTGCTGGACAGCCGGCTCAAGCTCGAATGGCGCGGACGGCGAACGGCGCCACCCCGGCAACAGACGCTCGGTGCAACGCTTGACTGGAGCTTCGGCCTGATCGGCGAAAGCGAGCGCATCGTGTTTCAGCGGCTTGCCATTTTCGCAGGCCCTTTCACGCTCAAGGCTGCGATGGCGGTCGCGACCGAGGAGGGCGCGCCGGGCGATCGAGTGGTCGACGCACTGGAGCAGCTCGTCGCCAAGTCGCTGGTGTCGGCGCAGCCGGACGGTGCCTCGCGGCGCTATCGCCTGCTCGATGCCACGCGCGCCTACGCGATGCAGAAGCTGGCCGACGGCGGCGAGGCGGACGTGATTGCGCGCCGTCACGCCTTCTATGTCCAGCGGACGCTCGAAGCCGGCATGGCGGAGCAGGGCCGCGATCAGGGCTCCCGCCTCCAGGAGCGCGCCAGCCTGCTCGCCGATGCCCGCGCGGCGCTGCAATGGAGCTATGCCAACGATGAAGGCGCCGCCTTGCGCGTGCCGCTTGCCGGCAGCTGCGCAAGGCTGTTCATCGAGCTCAATCTGCTGAACGAGGCGCGCATCTGGTCGGGCCGCGCGCTCGCAATGCTTGATGACGCCGATAAGGGCGGGAAATGGGAGCTCGAGCTCCAGTCGACGCTCGGTCATGCCTTCATGTTCACCGAGCGCAACAGCGAGCAGGCCGAGGGGGCGCTCCGGCGCGGGTTGGAGATCGCTGAAGCGATGGACGACCACGCAAACGGGTTCAGACTGCTGTCGCGACTGAACATGTTCTATCGCCGTACGGGAGACTACCGGCATCTGGTGCCGACCGCACTCCACGCCGAGCGGATTGCCCGGCTGATCGGCGACAGCGCGGGCATCGCCGGCAGCAAGGCGCTTCTTGGAGTGTCCCATCATCTTGCCGGGAATCAGGCCGAGGCACAGGCCCATCTCGAGGAAGGCGTGCGGGATGATGCCGCGCTGCGCGGAACGCAGCCCGGGCATTTCGCCTATTCACGCACCCCGCAGATTCCGCTCGCGCGGGTGTTGTGGCTCCGCGGCTTTCCCGATCGGGCGCTCGACTGCGTCCGCCCGCTCGTCGGCGCGGCGGTGCCGCGCGACGTAGTGATGCATTGCATCGCGCTGTGCTGGTCGGCTTCCGTGTTCGGTTGGGTCGGGGACTGGGCCTCCGTCGAGACGATGACGGGGCGCCTGGCAACGCATGCGAATGTGCACGGGCTCGCGCCCTATGAAGCCGTAGCCTCGGGATTTCGCGCCCAGACCATGATCGCCCGCGGCGACGTGACTGGCGGCGTCGATTTGATGCGGGCCGCGCTTCTGCGCCTGCATGCAGATCGTTACGAGCTCTACGCCTCGGCGTTCGCTGCCGACCTGTCGCAAGGATTGGCGGCCCTCGGCCGGGCGACGGAAGGGCTGCAAGTTCTGCACGAGACGATCGCCCGGGTCGAACAAGGCGGCGGAAGTTTTGACATGCCGGAGCTGCTGCGGCGGCGCGGCGACCTCGAAGCACGTACCGGTGCTGTCGATGCTGCGGAAGGCAGCTTTGTCGCATCGCTCGCACTGGCGGAGCACCAGGGCGCATTGTCCTGGCGATTGCGGACGGAAATGTCGCTGGTGCGGTTGGCGCAGCAACGGGGCGGCAAGAAGTCGCTTGGCGATCTCGCGGCCACCCACGCCCGGTTCTCGGAAGGGTTTGAGACCGCCGATCTCAAGGCGGCGCGGCTCATGCTGGACGAGGCTTCCTGA
- a CDS encoding alpha/beta fold hydrolase translates to MSDNINRERRRFFGGAAMTLAAAQFSLTAAAVAKPAKSAAPIKTGTNTSFAPLKQIEAGLLSIGYAEAGPADGPPVILLHGWPYDIYAFADVAPLLAAAGHRVIVPYLRGYGTTRFLSEATMRNGQPSAIAADIVALMDALKIDKATIAGFDWGARTANIIAALWPERVKAMVSVSGYLIGSQQAGKMPLPPKAELQWWYQFYFATERGREGYDKYRHDFSKLIWQLASPQWHFDDATFERSAAAFDNPDHVAIVVHNYRWRLGLADGESKYDAYEARLAQAPVIAVPTITMEGDANGAPHPEPSAYAKKFSGRYSHRTIKGGIGHNLPQEAPKAFADAVLDIMSEA, encoded by the coding sequence ATGTCCGACAACATCAATCGTGAACGCCGCCGCTTCTTCGGAGGCGCCGCCATGACCCTTGCGGCAGCCCAGTTTTCGCTGACCGCGGCGGCCGTCGCCAAGCCGGCGAAGTCTGCCGCGCCGATCAAGACCGGGACCAACACCTCGTTCGCGCCCCTGAAGCAGATCGAGGCCGGCCTCCTCAGCATCGGTTATGCCGAGGCGGGCCCCGCCGACGGTCCGCCCGTGATCCTGCTGCACGGCTGGCCCTACGACATCTACGCTTTCGCCGACGTCGCCCCGCTGCTCGCTGCCGCCGGGCATCGCGTGATCGTCCCCTATCTGCGTGGCTACGGCACCACCCGCTTCCTGTCGGAGGCGACGATGCGGAACGGACAGCCCTCGGCCATCGCGGCCGACATCGTCGCGCTGATGGATGCGCTCAAAATCGACAAGGCGACCATTGCCGGGTTCGACTGGGGTGCACGCACAGCCAACATCATCGCCGCCCTGTGGCCGGAGCGGGTCAAGGCGATGGTCTCCGTGAGCGGCTATCTGATCGGCAGCCAGCAGGCCGGCAAGATGCCGCTGCCTCCCAAGGCCGAGCTACAATGGTGGTACCAATTCTATTTCGCAACGGAGCGCGGCCGCGAGGGGTACGACAAGTATCGCCACGATTTCTCCAAGCTGATCTGGCAACTCGCATCACCCCAGTGGCACTTCGACGATGCCACCTTCGAGCGCAGCGCCGCGGCCTTCGACAATCCGGATCATGTGGCGATCGTGGTTCACAATTACCGCTGGCGGCTCGGCCTCGCCGACGGCGAGTCGAAATACGACGCGTACGAGGCGCGACTGGCGCAGGCGCCCGTGATCGCCGTACCCACCATCACCATGGAGGGCGACGCCAACGGCGCGCCGCATCCGGAGCCTTCGGCCTACGCCAAAAAGTTCTCCGGACGCTATTCGCACCGGACCATCAAGGGCGGCATCGGGCACAATCTGCCGCAGGAGGCGCCGAAGGCCTTTGCCGATGCGGTGCTGGACATCATGTCCGAAGCCTAG
- a CDS encoding type 1 glutamine amidotransferase domain-containing protein, translating into MKILMVITSHDQLGNTGRKTGFWLEELAAPYFVFKDAGAEITLASPQGGRPPLDPKSNEPEFRTDLTLRFEADAAAQAQLNETVRLDSIKQEDFDSVFYPGGHGPMWDLAEDKGSVKLIESFLAAGKTIAVVCHSTGALRHVKTPDGKPLVQGKEVTGFTNGEEEAVGLTKVVPFLVEDEMLKLGAVFSKTANWGVHVVSDGQLITGQNPHSSGAAAQTLLASLQGKPLVRAS; encoded by the coding sequence ATGAAGATTTTGATGGTCATCACCTCTCACGACCAGCTCGGCAACACTGGACGCAAGACGGGCTTTTGGCTCGAAGAGCTTGCGGCTCCTTATTTCGTATTCAAGGATGCGGGCGCGGAAATCACGCTCGCCTCGCCGCAGGGCGGCCGTCCGCCGCTGGACCCCAAGAGCAACGAACCCGAATTCCGCACCGACCTCACGCTGCGCTTTGAAGCGGATGCCGCCGCGCAAGCCCAGCTGAACGAGACGGTTCGCCTCGACAGCATCAAGCAGGAGGACTTCGACAGCGTCTTCTATCCCGGCGGTCATGGCCCCATGTGGGACCTGGCCGAGGACAAGGGTTCGGTCAAGCTGATCGAATCCTTCCTGGCCGCCGGCAAGACCATTGCCGTGGTCTGTCATTCGACGGGAGCGCTGCGTCACGTCAAGACACCCGATGGCAAGCCGCTGGTTCAGGGCAAGGAAGTCACCGGCTTCACCAATGGCGAGGAAGAGGCCGTCGGCCTCACCAAGGTGGTGCCGTTCCTTGTCGAGGACGAGATGCTCAAACTCGGCGCCGTGTTTTCGAAGACCGCTAACTGGGGCGTGCACGTCGTCAGCGACGGCCAGCTCATCACGGGGCAGAACCCGCATTCGTCGGGTGCGGCGGCGCAGACGCTCCTCGCCAGCCTGCAGGGCAAGCCGCTGGTGCGCGCTTCGTAG
- a CDS encoding epoxide hydrolase family protein — MNTEARTGILNPDRRQLLSQAAMAAVAASVASVLPLRSAEAAATGAIRAFHVDVPEQDLLDLRRRLAATRWPDREIVADQSQGVQLTTMQQLVHYWQHDYDWRKMEARLNALPQFVTEIDGVDIHFIHIRSRHENALPMIVTHGWPGSIIEQLKIIGPLTDPTAHGAKATDAFDLVIPSLPGHGFSGKPTVLGWDPQRIARAWIVLMKRLGYSRYVAQGGDWGNAVTEQMAVIAPPELLGIHTNMPATVPEDIAKALQPGGSRPSGLSADERAAYDQLDDFYKHGLGYAIEMSNRPQTLYALVDSPAGLASWMLDHDARSAALIARVFAGKTEGLSRDDVLDNITLYWLTNTAVSSARLYWENKLVFFEPKHIKIPVAVSVFPDEIYAAPRSWAEKAYPRLLHYNRLEKGGHFAAWEQPALFSTEVRTAFRPLRQSI, encoded by the coding sequence GTGAATACGGAAGCACGGACCGGCATTCTCAACCCCGACCGGCGTCAACTGCTGAGCCAGGCCGCGATGGCCGCCGTTGCGGCGAGCGTCGCCAGCGTTCTGCCGCTGCGCAGCGCAGAAGCCGCTGCCACCGGCGCCATCCGCGCGTTCCACGTGGACGTGCCCGAGCAGGATCTGCTCGACCTCCGTCGCCGCCTCGCCGCGACGCGATGGCCGGATCGCGAAATTGTCGCGGACCAGTCGCAGGGTGTGCAGCTGACGACGATGCAGCAGCTCGTCCATTACTGGCAGCACGACTACGACTGGCGCAAGATGGAAGCGCGGCTGAATGCCCTTCCTCAATTCGTCACCGAGATCGATGGCGTCGACATCCACTTCATTCATATCCGCTCCCGCCACGAGAACGCGCTGCCGATGATCGTCACGCATGGCTGGCCCGGTTCGATCATCGAGCAGCTGAAAATCATCGGCCCGCTAACCGATCCCACCGCCCACGGGGCGAAGGCGACGGATGCGTTCGATCTCGTGATTCCCTCGCTCCCGGGCCATGGCTTCTCCGGCAAGCCGACGGTACTGGGCTGGGATCCGCAGCGCATCGCGCGCGCCTGGATCGTGCTGATGAAGCGGCTCGGATACAGCCGCTATGTCGCGCAAGGCGGTGATTGGGGCAATGCCGTCACCGAGCAGATGGCGGTGATCGCGCCGCCGGAGCTGCTAGGCATTCACACCAACATGCCCGCCACGGTCCCCGAAGATATCGCCAAGGCGCTCCAGCCCGGCGGGTCGCGGCCGTCTGGCCTCTCGGCCGACGAGCGCGCCGCCTACGACCAACTCGACGATTTCTACAAGCACGGCCTGGGCTATGCGATCGAGATGTCGAACCGCCCGCAGACGCTCTACGCACTCGTGGACTCGCCGGCAGGTCTCGCCTCCTGGATGCTTGATCACGATGCACGCAGCGCCGCACTGATCGCACGGGTGTTCGCCGGCAAAACGGAAGGGCTGTCGCGGGACGATGTCCTCGACAACATCACGCTCTACTGGCTCACGAACACCGCGGTCTCGTCGGCTCGGCTCTACTGGGAGAACAAGCTGGTCTTCTTCGAGCCCAAGCATATCAAGATCCCCGTCGCTGTCAGCGTGTTTCCCGACGAGATCTACGCTGCGCCGCGGAGCTGGGCCGAGAAGGCATATCCGAGGCTGTTGCACTACAACCGATTGGAGAAGGGCGGCCACTTTGCGGCTTGGGAGCAGCCTGCTCTGTTCTCTACGGAAGTGCGTACGGCGTTCAGGCCGCTGCGGCAGTCGATCTGA
- a CDS encoding VOC family protein codes for MVSTEVDRKAAAKSSKKPPPSRSNDMKLEVVVIPVSDVDRAKAFYTGLGWRLDADFASGDNWRVIQYTPPGSACSVIFGRNVTSATPGSAQGLYLIVSDLEVARKDLLDRGIAVSEPFHGGGDVHAGPDEPYLSGTLRVSGVDPKRGSYSSFASFNDPDGNGWLFQEVTARLPGRIAGGATNFASQTELAAAVRRAAAAHGEHDKRIGGHDDDWADWYADYIVREQAGQPLPS; via the coding sequence ATGGTCAGTACAGAAGTCGACCGCAAGGCGGCCGCCAAGTCTTCAAAGAAGCCTCCTCCATCGCGTAGCAATGATATGAAGCTCGAAGTCGTGGTTATCCCCGTGTCCGATGTCGACCGCGCCAAGGCGTTCTACACGGGCCTCGGCTGGCGATTGGACGCGGATTTTGCCTCCGGCGACAACTGGCGCGTGATCCAATACACGCCCCCTGGTTCTGCCTGCTCGGTGATCTTCGGCAGGAATGTGACGTCCGCAACGCCCGGTTCGGCACAAGGTCTGTACCTGATCGTCTCCGATCTGGAGGTGGCACGAAAAGACCTGCTCGACCGTGGCATCGCGGTGAGCGAACCATTCCATGGTGGCGGCGACGTTCATGCCGGGCCGGACGAGCCGTATCTATCGGGCACCCTTCGGGTCAGCGGCGTGGACCCGAAGCGGGGCAGCTATAGTTCATTCGCCTCGTTCAACGATCCAGACGGCAATGGCTGGTTGTTCCAGGAGGTCACTGCGCGGCTGCCCGGACGCATCGCAGGCGGGGCCACTAACTTCGCTTCGCAGACAGAACTCGCAGCCGCAGTGCGGCGTGCGGCGGCGGCACATGGCGAGCATGACAAGCGGATCGGCGGACATGACGACGACTGGGCCGATTGGTACGCCGACTACATCGTCCGCGAGCAGGCCGGCCAGCCTCTGCCGTCCTGA